Below is a window of Candidatus Methylomirabilota bacterium DNA.
GCAGGAAGGGCAGCCATCCGTGGAACGACGACAGGAGTCTCAAGGAAAGGGAGAGACTCGGATCCAGCATGTAGGCGGTCACTCCGGTCACGTGAATCCCCAGGGTCAGCCGACACAGCAGATCGATGACCCAGAGCAGCTGAGGTACGACGATCGCGATCGCCTGCATGCTGACCAGGAGCGAACTCTCCAGCCACAGCGCGGGAGCGGTCGCCAGCATCGCGATGTCGCAGAAGTAGAGGAAGTTCCACGGCGTGTACGTGACCCAATAACAGGGGACGACGATCGCCACGTATGCCGAGTATGCGACCTTCAGCCAGAGCGGCACTCGGGGCAATCGAGCGCACCTCTCAACCGAAGCGTGCCGGTGATGCCCCGATCGTCGAGCTCGGCGACGTCGAAACGTCGCCAGATCGACCCGGGGCATCACCTCCCACGCGTCTCCCTATTCCGCCTTGATCGGGATCGTCGTGCCCTTGGCCGCGGCCGTCTTCGGCATCGTCACGGTCAGCAGACCGTTCTTGAAAGTTGCCGTGACCTTGCTCCCGTCCACCCCGATCGGCAGGCGCACGGTGCGGGTGAACGTGCCGTACGAACGCTCGACGCGATGATACCGCTCGTCTTTCTCCTCCTTTTCGTGCCTCTTCTCGCCCTTGATCGTCAGCAGATTCTCCTGCAGCGAGATCTGGATGTCCTTCTCATCCATCCCGGGGGCTTCGACCTTCGCGACGAGGCTGTCCTTCGTCTCCGAGATGTCCATGCTCGGGGCCCAGTCACCCAGGGGCGGGAACTCCTCCCATTTGTGCTCGAAGACTCGCTCGAGCATCCGATCCATCTCCTGCTTCAGGCTGCCGATTCCACTCCACGGTGTGAGCGCGCGCATTGTCGATCCTCCCTTTGGTTTGAGCGATGAGACTGGCGCCACGGTCCCACCCGGGCGACCGGTGCATCGCAAATGCCAGTCGGAGATCGCGCCGATTCAGCCACTTAGGAATCCCCTCACCCATGACTCCCGCGGCGCGGATGCCTCGCTGGGGTCGCTCCGCCCCAATGGGGTGATCCCGACGTGCTCGATATCGCTGACCTTTGGCTTCGGCATCCGCGTTGCACGTCCGGCTTCC
It encodes the following:
- a CDS encoding Hsp20/alpha crystallin family protein, giving the protein MRALTPWSGIGSLKQEMDRMLERVFEHKWEEFPPLGDWAPSMDISETKDSLVAKVEAPGMDEKDIQISLQENLLTIKGEKRHEKEEKDERYHRVERSYGTFTRTVRLPIGVDGSKVTATFKNGLLTVTMPKTAAAKGTTIPIKAE